tttgtccctctttgagaaactatgaaaatccaaaagtcactttgtccctctttgagaaactatgaaaatccaaaagtcactttgtccctctttgagaaactatgaaaatccaaaagtcactttgtccctctttgagaaactatgaaaatccaaaagtcactttgtccctctttgagaaactatgaaaatccaaaagtcactttgtccctctttgagaaactatgaaaatccaaaagtcactttgtccctctttgagaaactatgaaaatccaaaagtcactttgtccctctttgagaaactatgaaaatccaaaagtcactttgtccctctttgagaaactatgaaaatccaaaagtcactttgtccctctttgagaaactatgaaaatccaaaagtcactttgtccctctttgagaaactatgaaaatccaaaagtcactttgtccctctttgagaaactatgaaaatccaaaagtcactttgtccctctttgagaaactatgaaaatccaaaagtcactttgtccctctttgagaaactatgaaaatccaaaagtcactttgtccctctttgagaaactatgaaaatccaaaagtcactttgtccctctttgagaaactatgaaaatccaaaagtcactttgtccctctttgagaaactatgaaaatccaaaagtcactttgtccctctttgagaaactatgaaaatccaaaagtcactttgtccctctttgagaaactatgaaaatccaaaagtcactttgtccctctttgagaaactatgaaaatccaaaagtcactttgtccctctttgagaaactatgaaaatccaaaagtcactttgtccctctttgagaaactatgaaaatccaaaagtcactttgtccctctttgagaaactatgaaaatccaaaagtcactttgtccctctttgagaaactatgaaaatccaaaagtcactttgtccctctttgagaaactatgaaaatccaaaagtcactttgtccctctttgagaaactatgaaaatccaaaagtcactttgtccctctttgagaaactatgaaaatccaaaagtcactttgtccctctttgagaaactatgaaaatccaaaagtcactttgtccctctttgagaaactatgaaaatccaaaagtcactttgtccctctttgagaaactatgaaaatccaaaagtcactttgtccctctttgagaaactatgaaaatccaaaagtcactttgtccctctttgagaaactatgaaaatccaaaagtcactttgtccctctttgagaaactatgaaaatccaaaagtcactttgtccctctttgagaaactatgaaaatccaaaagtcattCAATATCCCTAAAAGTTACCTTGACATTATTTTCAGAGTACGTCTGTCATGACTGCTTCAACTCACTCTAGAGCTTCGTGACTAAGCTGTCCCAAGGGTACATAGATTATTCCCAGAGCATGTAgctcaaagaatatatatgaccTTCCATAAATCTTCATGCTTTTGTAAGAATTCTTCTCACAAGTTTAAGTCATATTGTCACTTCAGCAGTAGCTATGTCATTCCTGAATTTCTAGTGATTATCTAAAGATTATCTCTGCATCGTTAAGTCATTTTCTCACTGCTAACAGTAGCTGTATCATTTCTAGCAACAGTACGTCGTTAAGACTATGTGCGTCACTTTAAGCCATTGAATTGTTTCAAGAATAATGTAACTATTTAGTTTCAAGACTAGGTTTGTCATCCCGAGTGCAGATATGTCTTTTTTAGGGCAACTCTACAATTTCAGGAGTCACGACTTCCTTGCAAGAATAACTAATTCTCCTAAGTATATTCCAGTTCCTCCAGTTACTTCATCTTTCCAGGAAAATGTCATTCCTCGAGTAGATGGCATTTCCGAGAGTAGATGTATTTCCAGGAGTCACTGCTCTGTATTAGGATTCGTAGGCTCACTGGAAGAGTAACTATACCATGTTAAGAGTAAACGTGTCCAGTTGTGTTATTATAATCCTGGAAGAGTATGTTTACCACAAGTAAATGTGTCTTTGTAAGAGTAACTGCGTCATTTCAGGTGCCATGAGAGACGCCATACCCTCTCAGGAGCAACTATGTTCCTCTGGGTCAATACATGCCTCCAAGAACGTGTTCCTCCTGCAGTGGTCTCAGGATTCCAGGAACAAGAATATAACGTCCAGGAAGATGGTGGTTCAAGAGCCACCAGGTCGTTCCAAGAGGAGCCAGAGTATTCCAAGTTTCACATGGCACTCGAAAAGTAAACCTGTTCCTTCAAGAATGATGGAGCCATTCCATGAGCACCACTTCAAGTGTGAGTGTCATCAGGAGTCCAGGCACAGCCTAGGACACAGCTTCACCCTCGAGGAGGGGCAGCAACAAAGCAAGAGTCACCTCAGCTTATCGTTCATAACAGCCAAGATTTCAGGAACGAAATGGAAGGCAGGACTAGGTagccactggctggctggctcacacCTGTGTATTGCTGGAAATGTTAAGATGGTCTCAGGGTTTCTTCTGTACCTCACCTTGGTATTTCTCAGAGAGGTCAGGGAAATAATATCTCTACAGGAGATAATGACTATAATTTCTTCCATTGCTCTCTCAGACATAAATCCCAGCAACTAGAGGAAATATCAGTTCACACCATTATTTAAGCACAGAGAATACCTTACAAGGTTATCTCTACCACTAATAGCTATTTACCTCTGTCTTACCCATTACATCGACTCCTATATTCGAGATTCTCATGGTACTTTGGGATTGTTACCCCTTTCCATGCTTGAAAGTCGGCCATAAGGGTTAAATTTGAGGGTTTAGGCCTATGTTGATTCATACGTCATTTCATTTTATAATCGTGACCACGTGACCACGCGGGCGCCAtaagtgtggtggttggtgtgtttgtgggtgtggccTACTTCTTGGCTCCGCCCCTAGCCCCTCCTACTCTTACTTTAATGTTGTTCCTTACCCTCACGTCACTTCCGGTGGCCGCTCCACTACACTTGGCTAAAACACACGCTCCTTTATGGCTCCTCACGAGGGCTGCAACACACCTGCAGGTTGCCCGGCCATGGGCATCTTTGAAGAGTCATCGTGCAGAAGGCGCCCCCGGCAATTTTTTATGTTGCCACATTCACCATTATTATTCTCCCTTTTTCTTTAGTGTTATTTTTGTGAATGGTACTTACATGACTGAAAATTATAGCTTATGttaatatatatgaatcatacatagttTTACATATATGTAATCATGGATTTAAGAATAAAAAAGCTAATAAGAAAATACTTTTACTGAAGGTATCTAGTAAGTATCCAAACCCCCTCATGCTTGTGCATTACAAGGTGTCAGTTAGTAATATTTGTAAAACagaattatcattaaaagaaTCATGCTTAACTACAGCAATTTTGCATTAAATCCCATCACTTTCTTTCAATATACCTCTGGAAGAAGGAAAACTGTTTAGGGGATTCATGCTGCGTAGCGCATGCCTAAAAAAtattaaataaagataaaaaacgCCGGTTGAGTAATTTTCGTGTGAGCGTCTTCATGGTAGGGTGGCGGAGGTACGAGGACTCTCGGCCCCTGGgggtgcatgtggcatgcattCACCCCACACGGTAATGGCTTGAGTGACCGTTTCGTATTATCACCgtctgcattattttttttctctccttttttccctccgTTCAGtacgacgctgctgctgctgctgctgctgctgctgttatcgaTATTCTGCTGGATCTTTCCCGTGCAAGGAGGGTCtagtgtatatcatcatcatttacctaGTGTGATTTACAGAACCATTGGTATGACTGGCCattgtaaatcacacacacacacacacacacacacacacacacacacacacattatatatacatttctaacGCCCTCATACGAGCATGAGTTGAAGCACATGCAGATACTTCACAGCTGTTACTCTTctgagataaaaaaaaggaaactgattAATATGATGAATCGTATGATCGTATCATCACAATATTGTTAGTAGGAAGCACCAGGCTTGGGGAGGTCTTGCTATGGGCCTTAGAAGTGTGTCTCCTCCTCTGTCATGAGGAGGGAACAGCATGGGTATGTCCATAACATGAGGTTGTCCTAACATGACACAAACCTAAGAATGACGCTGCCCCTATTATGAGGCTGCCCCTATTATGAGGCTGCCCCTATTATGAGGCTGCCCCTAGTATGAGGCTGCCCCTAGTATGAGGCTGCCCCTAGTATGAGGCTGCCCCTAGTATGAGGCTGCCCCTATTATGAGGCTGCCCCTAGTATGAGGCTGCCCCTATTATGAGGCTGCCCCTATTATGAGGCTGCCCCTAGTATGAGGCTGCCCCTAGTATGAGGCTGCCCCTATTATGAGGCTGCCCCTAGTATGAGGCTGCCCCTAGTATGAGGCTGCCCCTATTATGAGGCTGCCCCTAGTATGAGGCTGCCCCTAGTATGAGGCTGCCCCTAGTATGAGGCTGCCCCTAGTATGAGGCTGCCCCTATTATGAGGCTGCCCCTAGTATGAGGCTGCCCCTAGTATGAGGCTGCCCCTAGTATGAGGCTGCCCCTAGTATGAGGCTGCCCCTAGTATGAGGCTGCCCCTAGTATGAGGCTGCCCCTAGTATGAGGCTGCCCCTAGTATGAGGCTGCCCCTAGTATGAGGCTGCCCCCTATTATGAGTTGGCTGTAGTATGAGGCTGATCCCAACTTGGAACTACCTAAAACGTGAGTGCAATGCGTCAACCATTGCCCTCAGCATCATGTGTCTGCAATCTGGTGCTGGGCTCAGCGTGGGCCTGCCCTCAGCTGTAGCAGGCCGTGCCAAGACTGAGATGAATGTAGCATTATGCTGCCCCGTAGCATGGTTTGACTATAGCAGGATGCTAACCTTCGTAGCATGAAATGACTATAGACTGAGGCAATCCATAGCATGAAGTATCCTCCTCAGCATTTGCTGAATGGTGTAGCATCATACTGTGGGTGTAGACGGGTGTAGTGTGACACCCTTAGGTATACAGTGTACTGTACACAGTAGAACAAGCGTCTTAAGGTGCAGTATGTGGTTATTGTATAAGCCATTCAGTGGGTGATGTGTATTGTGTAAGGGGAGTGATGTGCAAGGGGTGTACTGTACATGTGTAGGGTAGGGAGTTTAAGCATTAGGGGTTTATGGTTAAGTATATGGTATATGGAATGTGGTGTAGCGCATATAGTGTAGGTTATAAGGTGAGTGTAGGCGTTTAAGAGTACagtgcaggtatgtgtgtgtgtgtgtgtgtgtgtgtgggttaccaCTGTAGGCAGGCTGCACTGGCAACACGTATGAGTGTAGGTAGGCCTTaggtgttgcatggggggaaagagagaggggaagatgtgtggtgttgatgtggtggtggtggagagggatgggggtAGGACAGCTGACGCctcacagtgggggggggggagggttgggtgggggttgccTGCTGCCGTTACCTTGCAATGTTGCACCTGGCGacctgctccccctccctcccccccagcaggcAAGGCTggcccgggaggggggggggggggggctgccgcAGGCCGCCGCCGTGAGGCAGGCCGCAGTGTGGCGGCGGCAGCCTGCTTGACGGCGGCGACGGAGCGGCACTGACGGCAGCGAGTGGTGGCAGGCAGGTCGCCCCGGCAACCGTTGCCATGGCTACCAGCGGGAGATGTGATGGCGCGACGCTGAATGGATTATTGATGCAACACCGCTAGTTCCCGCCGCTGCCGCCAGATGCCGCGCCATTCGTCGGCCGTCTTAATTATAAGGAGAATGTAGGCAATTAACGCAGTAAGGAGATTAGCGCATTGTACCAGTAATTAGTCGGCGTTGAGACGGCGCGGGGGCATCAAGGTGTCACTCCCGACGTAGGCGCTGCCGGGAGCGTCGCACGATACTGACGGAGACGGCGAAGgtaagtggtggttgtggtcgacGCTTGACATCGGTACCATACCGGACTTCGTCCGTCACTACGCCGCTGATTAAACCCGCTTTCCCTTTTTTATGTCCGATCAATTGAGTCGAGTCATGGAGGAGTATTGAAAGGCTCAACCCTGGCTGGTATGCAAAAACAGGGGCGGAGGAGGGCAGCTGTTAGGCCCCAGGGAGAGGCGGGAGAGTGTGTAGGGAGAGGCAGGAGAGTGTGTAGGGCGGGGTGGGTGTAAAGCAGAGCCCTCCTACCCACCCTCCGCCCACGGACCGTCCTCAACACAAccgtcgggaaaaaaaaaaatcgtggctGGGCATCAACGAGGAAGACAGGCGAGCGGCTGCCCGTCCTCACTGGCCCAGTCCTGCCCAGCCCTTCGGCCTGCCTGGCCACGTGCCCTGCCGCTACCCCTGGCCATGTGTCCGGCCGCTACCCCTGGCCATGTGTCCAGCCGCTACCCCTGGCCATGTGTCCAGCCGCTAACCCTGGCCATGTGTCCAGCCGCTACCCTGGCCATGTCTCCTGCCATCAACCCTGGCCATGTGCTCCGCCGTCAACCCAGGCCATGCCCATGGCCATCGCCCTGGTCAAATCGAGACGTCACCCTTGGCCACCTCTGCGACTACTAATGGCCTCGACCATGACTGACCTGGCCCCAGTCATGGCCAACCAGCTGGACACATTAGGCAATCATTCTGGCCAGCCTCGTCCCACGCATccttcaccacaacacaacaggtgAGTGGCACGTGTTTGGGCGTGCACGTGTGCACGTGTGTTGCAATGTGGTCACTCCTGCAAGctgcaaccctcccccccccctgcttgctt
The sequence above is a segment of the Panulirus ornatus isolate Po-2019 chromosome 23, ASM3632096v1, whole genome shotgun sequence genome. Coding sequences within it:
- the LOC139756710 gene encoding uncharacterized protein; the protein is MCPAANPGHVSSRYPGHVSCHQPWPCAPPSTQAMPMAIALVKSRRHPWPPLRLLMASTMTDLAPVMANQLDTLGNHSGQPRPTHPSPQHNREKHLKTFAIFLLQELTKMSYVRVG